From the genome of Alicyclobacillus sp. SO9:
GGTAGAACACTGGAAAACGGTCATCCTTGTGCATGTAGCCAATGGAGAACAGGAGTACCAGTGTACTGACCGCGGTTACCACCAGGAGCATCAGGGCGTTCAGATGCGTCACCTGAAATCCGACGCTCAAATGCGTTGCTCCGATGTTCAGCCATGGAAACCTATACGTCGCGTTGGGTCCCGATCCGAGCGAGACGAACACACCAATACTGATGAGGAACGATATGAACGTCAACAACACGGATGTACCGGCCACGATTCCCTCGGACGCCCGGCGGCCCAATAAGAGCAGGAATACATAGGCCACTAACGGCAGCAATGGGACGAGCCATGCGTACTGTACCATAAATCCACCCCTCTTCGGACTTACTCCTGGGTTCTCTTAACGAAATCCGGGGCCTTTTAAACCTCTAAGACAAAGGCTTAGAACTTTGCAAAGCCCTCAAACTCGGCGAGCCCCCACATTCTGTCCGTTCTGTCACTCTTGTCCTAACACTCACAGTTTCCTTTGACCTGCGCGAGTTAGTGACGTTCCACATCCAAGTCCTCGACGTGAGTCGTCCTACGCAGCCGGAAGATAGCCAGAATCAGTGCCAGACCAACAGCAACTTCGGCAGCGGCCACTGTTATTGTGAACAGCGTAAAAATTTGGCCGTCAAGATTGGGGCTGACACCTAGTCGTGAAAAAGTGACCAGATTGATGTTTGCTGCATTCAGCATCAACTCGACCGACACGAGCACCATAATGAGGTTCCGTTTGGACAGAGCGCCGTAGAGCCCTATACAGAATAGAATTGCGCCAAGTCCCAATAGCGATCCCGTTGGGATATGAATTGCACCGGCTCCCCCCATGTCACTCTTCCTCCTTTCGGCTTTGCGCCAGAACGACGGCTCCAACCAATGCGACAATCAGAAGCAGCGAGACCAGTTCGAAAGGAATCACGTAGTGCGTGAACATGGTTTGGCCAATTGCCATGGTGTTGGAAATGCCTTTCCCGCCGTTAATATTCACATTGGGATTCCCCTGCGGCCATGACTGGGACCGGATGACCAGCAACAGCGTGACACCGAGCAGAAAGCTGAACAGTGCGCTGGCCACATTCCTGGCTGTCCATTTCGTCGGCGGCTCAACCGCTTCATGATTGGTGAGCATAATAGCAAACATTATCAGGATGGTTATAGCCCCTGCGTAAATCAGAATTTGCGCAATGCCTACAAAGGAAGCACCAAGCAACAAATAGATGGCAGAGCAGCCAATGAACACACCACCGATGGAAACCGCCATATAGATGACTTTACGAACTGAAAGCAATGCTACAGCGCAAGCCAAAATTCCTAGGGAAATAATGAAAAACGCAATCATCGGTCCGTGCCAAAACATTAGGCGTCACCTGCTTTCTCCGGTTCTGGTTTTGTTTCAAACCGATCCGGGTGGTTACGCTCGTAGGAAAGTTCGTTATCATACAGCCAGTGCATGTTCAAGTACAAGTCGTCTCTGTCATAGGTTGCCAGTTCAAAAGTATCCGACATCAAGACAGATTCAGTCGGACAGACATCCGTACAGAGGCTGCAAAGAATACAGATATCGAAGTTGATATCGTAGGTATCAATGCGCATCTTTTTGTCGTCACCGCGAGTCCCTGACAGTGAGATACAGTCGGTGGGACAAATGCGAGCACACTGGTTACAAACAATACACAACTCCGGAATGAAGCGGTGTACACCGCGAAACCGTTCTGGCCACTCCGGCTTTACTTCCGGATACTGCAGGGTGACCTTCTTCTTTGGCAGTTGGCTGAGAGTAACACCGAGGCCCTTCAAAAACCCAAACATTAGATTCACCCCGTTCACTTGCTAGTCTGTACTGCGGCATTCCCGGCTGTGTCAGCCCGGCTTGGAAAGCCGTCAGAAAAAGAACTGTTTAATCACGGCTGTAAGAACCAAGTTTATGAGAGACAGAGGCAGCAAAATCTTCCAACTAAAGCTCATGAGTTGATCGGCTCGGATACGCGGCATCGTTGCTTGCACCCAGAACTGGAACAAGATGTACGCCATTGCCTTAATCGCAAACCACAGCCAACCCGGAAGCCAGGGTCCGCTCCAGCCGCCGAGGAACAGTGTAGTGGCCAATCCGGCCATTGCAAACAAATAGGTATACTCTGTAAGCATGAAGAACGCAAACCGGAATCCACTGTATTCAACATGGTAACCGGCTACCAACTCTGATTCTGCTTCAGGCAAGTCGAAAGGCGTACGGTTCAGTTCAGCAGTAGACGCAACCATGAAAATACAGAAGCCGAGGAACTGCGGAACAACATACCACCAGCCTTTTGCCTGACCCATAATGATGTCGTTCAGATTCAGCGAACCCGACATCAGAATGACGCCAACAATAGACATGCCTAACGGAATTTCGTAACTAATCATCTGTGCTGCGGAACGCATGCCACCGATGAGCGCGTATTTATTGTTGGACGCCCAGCCGCCGAGCATAACCCCATGAATGGTGATGGCGGACAGAGCGATGTAGTAGAGAACGCCGATGCTAAGGTCGGCCGTAAAGACATGGTGTCGTGAAAACGGGATAATTGCCAACACCATAAAAGCAGGTACGTACGCAAGAATTGGTGCAAGCAGGAACAGGAATCGGTCAGCTTTGTCGGGAATAATATCCTCTTTGATGAGCAATTTGAGTATGTCTGCAAACGATTGGAATAGTCCCCACGGACCGACCCGGTTGGGACCAATGCGTCCCTGAATCCAGCCAATAAACTTTCTCTGTCCGTAAATTGAATAGGCGACGACGCCAAGGGACAGAAGCAGCACAAGAACGGCGCCAATAATCATTGCGATTGCCGAACTCCACTGTAATGGATGGGTACTCCATGACCACATTAGGCATCGACCTCCCCAAGAACAATGTCAATGGCGCCGAGAATTGCAATGACGTTGGACATGCTCTGCCCCTGCAACAACTTCCGCAGAATTTGTAGATTAACAAAGGATGGCTTTCTGATTTTCAAGCGATAAGGTTTGTCTTTTCCTTCAGAGACAATGTAGAAGCCCAACTCACCTTTCGCGCCTTCGATGCCGGTGTAGTATTCACCCTTGGGAACACGAATCATCTTCGGAACTTTTCCAAGGGTTGGACCCGATTCCGGAATCTGCGCGACAGCCTGTTCCACAATCCGCAGGGACTGGTGCATCTCAAGCATGTGCAAGTAGTACCTGTCGAAGCAGTCACCATTCTTGCCAACTGGAATCTCAAAATCAAAGCGGTCGTAAATGCTGTAAGGCTTATTTCGACGCAAGTCCCATTTTAGTCCGGTACAACGCAGGTTGATACCGCTGAGACTGTAAGCAAGAGCGGTATCTGTGTCGTAAACACCGATACCCCGCGTCCGGTTTAGGAAGATTTCATTGCCAGTAATGAGATCGTCGTACATCTTCAGCTTTTCACGCATGAACGGCACGAATTCCCGAACCTCGTCAATCCATCCTGGAGGTGCGTCCTGACGGACTCCGCCGACTCGAACGTAGTTGTACGTAAGGCGCGCTCCAGAAATCTCATTGAATAACTGAACAATGCGTTCACGTTCCTGAAACACATACAGGAATGGACTCATGGCGCCCAAATCCAACAAATATGCACCGACGAACAAGAGATGGGACGCAATGCGCTGCAATTCCATGACAATAATCCGGATGTATTCAGCACGCTCCGGAATCTCCACTTCCATGGCTTCCTCAACCGTACGGCAGAGAGAATAGTTGTTTAACATTGCCGCCAGGTAGTCGAGTCTGTCCGTGTAGGGGATAATCTGCGTATACTGCAGATCCTCAGCAAGCTTTTCGGTGCCTCTGTGGAGGTAGCCGACAACGGGATCGGCGTCCACAATTTCTTCACCGTTTAACTTCACAACCAGCCGAAATACACCGTGCGTACTCGGGTGCTGTGGACCGACGTTAAGCAGCATCTCTTCTTCGCGAAGGGTGTTTCCTTCATCAATTAGAGCCATGTTCGTTCCTCCTCTCTCTGCTTTTAGCCCCACTCGTCGTAGTCTTTGCGCAGAGGATGTCCTTCAAACTCATCCCACATCATGATGCGACGCAAGTCTGGGTGCCCAGTAAACTTCACACCAACCAGGTCATAGATTTCCCGTTCCTCCCAATTCACACCGGGATGAGCTGAGACGAGAGAGGGAACTTCGGCTGTTTCCTTATCCGTGCGCGTC
Proteins encoded in this window:
- a CDS encoding NADH-quinone oxidoreductase subunit I, which translates into the protein MFGFLKGLGVTLSQLPKKKVTLQYPEVKPEWPERFRGVHRFIPELCIVCNQCARICPTDCISLSGTRGDDKKMRIDTYDINFDICILCSLCTDVCPTESVLMSDTFELATYDRDDLYLNMHWLYDNELSYERNHPDRFETKPEPEKAGDA
- the nuoH gene encoding NADH-quinone oxidoreductase subunit NuoH, yielding MWSWSTHPLQWSSAIAMIIGAVLVLLLSLGVVAYSIYGQRKFIGWIQGRIGPNRVGPWGLFQSFADILKLLIKEDIIPDKADRFLFLLAPILAYVPAFMVLAIIPFSRHHVFTADLSIGVLYYIALSAITIHGVMLGGWASNNKYALIGGMRSAAQMISYEIPLGMSIVGVILMSGSLNLNDIIMGQAKGWWYVVPQFLGFCIFMVASTAELNRTPFDLPEAESELVAGYHVEYSGFRFAFFMLTEYTYLFAMAGLATTLFLGGWSGPWLPGWLWFAIKAMAYILFQFWVQATMPRIRADQLMSFSWKILLPLSLINLVLTAVIKQFFF
- a CDS encoding NADH-quinone oxidoreductase subunit J, with protein sequence MFWHGPMIAFFIISLGILACAVALLSVRKVIYMAVSIGGVFIGCSAIYLLLGASFVGIAQILIYAGAITILIMFAIMLTNHEAVEPPTKWTARNVASALFSFLLGVTLLLVIRSQSWPQGNPNVNINGGKGISNTMAIGQTMFTHYVIPFELVSLLLIVALVGAVVLAQSRKEEE
- the nuoK gene encoding NADH-quinone oxidoreductase subunit NuoK, translated to MGGAGAIHIPTGSLLGLGAILFCIGLYGALSKRNLIMVLVSVELMLNAANINLVTFSRLGVSPNLDGQIFTLFTITVAAAEVAVGLALILAIFRLRRTTHVEDLDVERH
- a CDS encoding NADH-quinone oxidoreductase subunit D translates to MALIDEGNTLREEEMLLNVGPQHPSTHGVFRLVVKLNGEEIVDADPVVGYLHRGTEKLAEDLQYTQIIPYTDRLDYLAAMLNNYSLCRTVEEAMEVEIPERAEYIRIIVMELQRIASHLLFVGAYLLDLGAMSPFLYVFQERERIVQLFNEISGARLTYNYVRVGGVRQDAPPGWIDEVREFVPFMREKLKMYDDLITGNEIFLNRTRGIGVYDTDTALAYSLSGINLRCTGLKWDLRRNKPYSIYDRFDFEIPVGKNGDCFDRYYLHMLEMHQSLRIVEQAVAQIPESGPTLGKVPKMIRVPKGEYYTGIEGAKGELGFYIVSEGKDKPYRLKIRKPSFVNLQILRKLLQGQSMSNVIAILGAIDIVLGEVDA